A window of the Polaribacter sp. HaHaR_3_91 genome harbors these coding sequences:
- a CDS encoding PASTA domain-containing protein → MSVFQFIKSKSFFIQVIIAGIGLLVFIFALKYWLGYSTNHDQKIQVPNLHKMSLENVKLKLEELNLDFIVIDSASYNPDYPKKSVIEQSPETGDFVKEKRKIYLTLNPSKYRDVTVPDLNGRTKRQATSHLRSIGFNIGTNPISVRDIGKDVVRGLRYKGEILNHGDKLPLNSIVDLVLGDGNGN, encoded by the coding sequence ATGAGTGTTTTTCAATTTATTAAAAGTAAGTCCTTCTTTATACAAGTTATTATTGCAGGTATAGGTTTGTTGGTCTTTATTTTTGCTTTAAAATATTGGTTAGGCTATTCTACCAATCACGATCAAAAAATTCAAGTTCCTAACTTGCATAAAATGTCTTTAGAAAATGTAAAACTAAAGTTAGAAGAATTAAATCTAGATTTTATTGTTATAGATAGCGCGAGCTACAACCCAGATTATCCAAAAAAATCTGTAATTGAGCAATCTCCAGAAACAGGAGATTTTGTAAAAGAAAAACGTAAAATTTACTTAACATTAAATCCTTCTAAATATAGAGATGTTACTGTTCCAGATTTAAACGGAAGAACAAAAAGACAAGCTACTTCTCATTTACGATCTATTGGTTTTAATATTGGTACAAACCCAATTTCTGTAAGAGATATTGGTAAAGATGTTGTACGTGGATTACGCTACAAAGGAGAAATTCTAAATCACGGAGATAAATTACCTTTAAACTCTATCGTAGACTTAGTTTTAGGTGACGGAAACGGAAACTAG
- a CDS encoding D-alanine--D-alanine ligase has translation MKQNIAIVMGGYSSEVNISLTSGNVVYKHLNKEKYNPYRVHILKDKWVALDDDNQEYPINRSDFSFSLNGTSVIFDCVFNAIHGAPGENGTLLAYFNLINLKHTSAPFYQMALTFNKRDTLSVVKEYGIKTAVSVYLNKGDVVDLDAIINKVGLPCFVKPNNAGSSYGISKAHTKAEMLPALEKAYKEDTEILIESFLDGPEVSVGVIHYKGETTVLPITEIVTENDFFDYEAKYEGKSQEITPARISDEEKMKVEEIAKKVYKILNMSGFSRSEYILVNGEPHFLEMNTVPGLTEESILPQQAKVAGISLEELFESAIESAFV, from the coding sequence ATGAAACAGAATATTGCAATTGTAATGGGTGGTTATTCATCCGAAGTTAATATTTCGCTTACCAGCGGAAATGTAGTGTACAAGCACTTAAATAAAGAGAAATACAATCCGTATAGAGTCCATATTTTAAAAGATAAATGGGTTGCTTTAGATGATGATAATCAAGAATATCCTATAAATAGAAGCGATTTTTCTTTTTCATTGAATGGTACTTCTGTTATTTTCGATTGTGTTTTTAACGCAATACATGGCGCGCCCGGAGAAAACGGAACTTTGTTAGCGTATTTTAATTTGATTAATTTAAAACACACTTCTGCACCTTTTTATCAAATGGCCTTAACATTTAATAAGCGAGATACTTTAAGTGTTGTGAAAGAATATGGCATTAAAACGGCCGTTTCTGTGTACTTAAATAAAGGAGATGTTGTAGATTTAGATGCTATAATTAACAAAGTTGGATTGCCTTGTTTTGTGAAACCTAATAATGCGGGATCTAGTTACGGAATTTCTAAAGCGCACACAAAAGCAGAAATGTTACCTGCTTTAGAAAAGGCATATAAAGAAGATACAGAGATTTTAATTGAGTCTTTTTTAGACGGACCAGAAGTTTCTGTTGGTGTAATTCATTATAAAGGAGAAACAACAGTATTGCCAATTACAGAGATTGTAACAGAAAACGATTTCTTTGATTATGAGGCTAAATACGAAGGGAAATCTCAAGAGATTACTCCTGCTAGAATTTCTGATGAAGAAAAAATGAAAGTAGAAGAAATAGCAAAAAAGGTATATAAAATTTTAAATATGTCTGGTTTTTCACGTTCAGAATATATTTTAGTTAACGGAGAACCACATTTCTTAGAAATGAACACGGTACCAGGTTTAACTGAAGAAAGTATCTTACCACAACAAGCAAAAGTGGCAGGTATTTCTTTAGAAGAGTTATTTGAAAGTGCGATTGAGTCGGCTTTTGTATAG
- the coaD gene encoding pantetheine-phosphate adenylyltransferase: protein MKRAIFPGSFDPITLGHFDIIARGVKLFDELIIAIGVNADKKYMFTLEERKKFIEDCFAHEPKIKVVTYKGLTVHFCQENNVDFILRGLRNPADFEFEKAIAHTNRDLAPIETVFLLTAASTSYISSSIVRDVIRNDGDYTKLVPKTVRIK from the coding sequence ATGAAAAGAGCAATTTTTCCAGGATCATTTGATCCAATAACATTAGGTCATTTTGATATCATTGCAAGAGGTGTAAAATTGTTTGATGAACTAATTATTGCCATCGGTGTAAATGCGGACAAAAAATATATGTTCACTTTAGAGGAACGTAAAAAATTTATTGAAGACTGTTTTGCACACGAACCTAAAATAAAAGTGGTTACCTATAAAGGGTTGACAGTTCATTTTTGTCAAGAAAACAATGTCGATTTTATTTTAAGAGGTTTAAGAAACCCCGCAGATTTTGAGTTCGAGAAAGCAATAGCGCATACCAATAGAGATTTAGCGCCTATAGAAACCGTTTTCTTACTAACCGCAGCAAGCACCTCTTATATTTCTTCATCTATTGTAAGGGATGTAATTAGAAATGATGGAGATTATACAAAATTAGTTCCTAAAACTGTAAGAATTAAATAA
- a CDS encoding M14 family metallopeptidase, with protein sequence MCRPFRAFFLVTILLLLFSCDQLSKEKKDFTTLFEKSNGTETPEYKDIISYYKGLAEAHSSISLFSFGQTDSGEPLHLVVYNREGVFNVDEIKKSSKNRILINNGIHPGESDGIDASMLLLRDIVENDSLIEKYKNTVICVIPVYNVGGSLNRNSHTRANQKGPIEYGFRGNARNYDLNRDFIKQDSRNSAAFAAVFHTVNPDVFIDNHVSNGADYQYAITHLFTQHNKLGGKLGDFLETKMRPSIENSLEQKGISITPYVNVWGTTPEAGFSQFFDSPRYSTGYTTLFNTLGLMVETHMLKPYKVRVEQTYELLFSELDFTEDNADKIKELRANAVDEVLAQKTYPITFKVDTENPTELQFKGYEAEYVDSKVTTGKRLFYDTTKPYTKPVKYYNNFMETQSVEIPKGYILEQGWHKVLERLKNNQIEFTRFKNDTIITVEVNHIDKFETRKTAYEGHYLHYNTTVKTATQDFQFRKGDIYIPTNQNGVRYLLETLEAAATDSFFNWNFFDTVLQQKEGYSAYVFEDIAASFLAENPSIEKEFLEKRNTDTEFANNPRAQLDFIYKKSPHYEPAHLRLPIFKIF encoded by the coding sequence ATGTGTAGACCTTTTAGAGCATTTTTTTTAGTTACTATTTTACTGTTGCTATTTTCTTGTGATCAATTATCTAAAGAAAAAAAAGATTTTACAACGCTTTTCGAAAAGTCTAACGGAACAGAAACGCCAGAATACAAAGACATCATTTCATATTACAAAGGTTTAGCTGAAGCGCATTCTTCTATATCTTTATTTTCATTCGGACAAACAGATTCCGGAGAACCTTTGCACCTCGTTGTTTATAATAGAGAAGGAGTTTTTAATGTGGATGAAATTAAAAAATCATCCAAAAATAGAATTCTCATCAACAACGGAATTCATCCCGGAGAATCCGACGGAATTGATGCATCCATGTTGTTGCTTAGAGATATTGTAGAAAATGATTCTTTAATAGAAAAATATAAAAACACTGTAATTTGTGTGATTCCTGTGTATAATGTTGGCGGTTCTTTAAATAGAAATTCGCACACAAGAGCAAATCAAAAGGGACCTATAGAATATGGTTTTAGAGGGAATGCAAGAAATTATGATTTAAATAGAGATTTTATAAAACAAGACTCTAGAAATTCAGCAGCTTTTGCAGCAGTATTTCATACTGTAAATCCAGATGTTTTTATAGATAATCACGTAAGTAATGGAGCTGATTATCAATATGCAATTACACATTTATTTACACAACACAATAAACTAGGAGGAAAGCTAGGTGACTTTTTAGAAACCAAAATGCGTCCGAGTATAGAGAATTCACTAGAGCAAAAAGGAATTTCAATTACACCTTATGTAAATGTTTGGGGTACTACGCCAGAAGCAGGTTTTTCTCAGTTTTTCGATTCTCCTAGATATTCAACAGGATACACAACCTTGTTTAATACTTTAGGATTGATGGTAGAAACACACATGTTAAAACCTTATAAAGTAAGGGTAGAACAAACGTATGAATTGTTGTTTTCTGAGTTAGATTTTACAGAAGATAATGCTGATAAAATTAAAGAATTAAGAGCGAATGCTGTAGATGAGGTATTGGCACAGAAAACCTATCCTATTACTTTTAAGGTTGATACTGAAAACCCTACAGAATTACAATTTAAAGGCTACGAAGCAGAGTATGTCGATAGCAAAGTAACTACAGGAAAACGTTTGTTTTATGATACTACAAAACCATATACAAAACCTGTGAAATATTATAATAATTTTATGGAGACTCAGTCTGTAGAAATTCCGAAAGGGTATATTTTAGAACAAGGTTGGCATAAAGTTTTAGAGCGATTAAAAAACAATCAAATAGAATTTACACGTTTTAAAAACGATACAATAATTACTGTTGAAGTAAATCATATTGATAAGTTTGAAACACGTAAAACGGCGTACGAAGGTCATTATTTACATTATAATACTACGGTAAAAACAGCAACTCAAGATTTTCAATTTAGAAAGGGAGATATTTACATTCCTACAAACCAAAATGGAGTTCGGTATTTGCTAGAAACGTTGGAAGCTGCAGCAACCGATTCGTTTTTTAACTGGAATTTTTTCGACACTGTTTTACAACAAAAAGAAGGATATTCTGCTTATGTTTTTGAAGATATTGCAGCCTCTTTTTTAGCTGAAAATCCATCAATAGAAAAAGAGTTTTTAGAAAAACGGAATACAGATACTGAGTTTGCAAATAATCCAAGAGCGCAACTAGATTTTATTTACAAAAAATCACCTCATTACGAACCAGCACATTTACGTTTGCCAATTTTTAAAATATTTTAA
- a CDS encoding lactonase family protein, which yields MKALPIVLLSLFFFGCKSEKVKTTTNTDVKTNSFYVGTYTNKDSKGIYKYQLSEKGELQKIGLVAETINPTFLTKSNDDKTLFAVEETNVNGTGFIKSYKIESDSLLLISNEKSGGAGPCFVAINDDDYLVTANYGGGSVGLLKADASGKLSELLNVQQHIGKGTTDRQKGPHAHSAWFHPAKKEVISVDLGTNELFFSKIDEDKLVYTKQKSLKMAKGAGPRHVTFNPNNKWIYVLNELDNTVSLVKEKEEAYFVDFTISTLPKEFTEFSKAADIHISKDGKFLYASNRGHESIVIYEVNAEDGTLTIIGYEPVLGKNPRNFSLSPDEQFLLVANQDTDNIVSFKRDIATGKLTFVSEITAPMPVCILF from the coding sequence ATGAAAGCACTACCAATCGTTTTGTTATCCCTATTTTTCTTCGGATGTAAATCTGAAAAAGTTAAAACAACAACAAACACAGATGTCAAGACTAATTCCTTTTATGTTGGTACGTATACTAATAAAGATTCTAAAGGAATTTATAAATACCAACTTTCTGAAAAAGGAGAATTACAAAAAATAGGCTTGGTTGCAGAAACGATAAATCCTACTTTTTTAACAAAATCTAACGATGATAAAACTCTTTTTGCAGTGGAAGAAACCAATGTAAACGGAACAGGTTTTATAAAATCTTATAAAATTGAAAGCGATTCTTTACTATTGATAAGTAACGAAAAATCTGGTGGAGCAGGTCCTTGTTTTGTTGCTATAAATGATGATGATTATTTGGTTACGGCAAATTACGGTGGCGGAAGTGTTGGTTTGTTAAAAGCAGATGCTTCTGGTAAATTGTCAGAATTATTAAATGTGCAACAACATATTGGTAAAGGAACAACAGATAGACAAAAAGGTCCTCATGCACATTCTGCTTGGTTTCATCCAGCAAAAAAAGAAGTTATTTCTGTAGATTTAGGAACCAATGAATTGTTTTTTTCTAAGATTGATGAAGATAAACTTGTTTATACAAAGCAAAAGTCTTTAAAAATGGCAAAAGGAGCAGGCCCAAGACATGTAACGTTTAATCCAAATAATAAATGGATTTATGTTTTAAATGAATTGGACAATACGGTTTCTTTGGTAAAAGAAAAAGAGGAAGCATATTTTGTAGATTTTACAATTTCTACCTTGCCAAAAGAGTTTACGGAGTTTAGCAAAGCAGCAGATATTCATATTTCTAAAGACGGAAAGTTTTTGTATGCTTCCAATCGCGGACATGAATCTATTGTAATTTATGAAGTAAATGCTGAAGATGGAACGTTAACGATAATTGGTTACGAACCTGTTTTAGGAAAAAATCCTCGTAATTTTTCATTGTCTCCAGATGAACAGTTTTTATTAGTTGCAAATCAAGATACTGATAATATAGTTTCTTTTAAAAGAGATATTGCTACGGGCAAGTTAACTTTTGTAAGTGAGATTACTGCTCCAATGCCAGTTTGTATTTTATTTTAG